One genomic segment of Amycolatopsis sp. WQ 127309 includes these proteins:
- a CDS encoding fumarylacetoacetate hydrolase family protein: MRIATLSGRLVLVTEAGAVDVEQASERRFSADPQAIYDRWAEFRDWAAAAPHDTAAPFAESDLGAPVPAPRQIFGVGLNYRDHAAEAGLGLPDSPTVFTKFASSLTGPSGAIALPGPTDWEVELVAVIGVLARDVPAERGWEHVAGLTVGQDLSDRTLQLAGPAPQFSLGKSRPGFGPIGPWVVTPDEFADPDDLALGCAVNGESVQKSRTGELIFSVPELVARLSAVLPLWPGDLIFTGTPAGVGMARSPQRFLGPGDELVSTIEGIGRMHHRFTAP, encoded by the coding sequence ATGCGGATCGCGACTCTCTCCGGACGGCTCGTCCTCGTGACCGAGGCCGGCGCCGTCGACGTCGAACAAGCCAGCGAGCGGCGGTTTTCCGCCGACCCGCAGGCGATCTACGACCGCTGGGCCGAGTTCCGGGACTGGGCCGCGGCGGCCCCGCACGACACCGCGGCGCCGTTCGCGGAAAGCGACCTCGGGGCCCCGGTCCCGGCGCCGCGCCAGATCTTCGGCGTCGGCCTCAACTACCGCGACCACGCCGCCGAAGCGGGCCTCGGCCTGCCGGACTCACCGACCGTCTTCACGAAGTTCGCGAGCAGCCTGACCGGCCCGTCCGGGGCGATCGCGCTCCCCGGCCCGACGGACTGGGAGGTCGAGCTGGTCGCCGTCATCGGGGTGCTCGCCCGCGACGTCCCGGCCGAGCGCGGCTGGGAGCACGTCGCCGGGCTGACGGTCGGGCAGGACCTCTCCGACCGGACGTTGCAGCTGGCCGGGCCCGCGCCGCAGTTCAGCCTGGGCAAGTCGCGTCCCGGTTTCGGGCCGATCGGGCCGTGGGTGGTGACGCCCGACGAGTTCGCCGACCCGGACGACCTCGCGCTCGGCTGCGCGGTCAACGGCGAGTCCGTGCAGAAGAGCCGGACCGGCGAGCTGATCTTCTCGGTGCCGGAGCTGGTGGCCCGCCTCTCGGCCGTGCTGCCTCTGTGGCCGGGTGACCTGATCTTCACCGGGACGCCGGCCGGGGTCGGCATGGCGCGCAGCCCGCAGCGGTTCCTCGGCCCGGGCGACGAGCTGGTCAGCACCATCGAGGGCATCGGCCGGATGCACCACCGGTTCACCGCGCCGTGA
- a CDS encoding flavin reductase family protein yields MTTPDPDRFRAVMAAVCAPVTIVTTVSGDGRPCGATVSSFTSLSLDPPLVGVAFDRRSALLASIRARGRFGVNLLGHGQDDLAVLFATRGADRFGAETAWFADDGLPRLRDAAGWVGCDLDRTVEAGDHLLLFGGVTALGRAERPPLVYAHRTFGTHSKFAERPRPPITDLIAACAR; encoded by the coding sequence GTGACGACCCCCGATCCGGACCGCTTCCGCGCGGTGATGGCGGCGGTGTGTGCGCCGGTGACGATCGTGACGACGGTTTCCGGGGACGGCCGCCCGTGCGGCGCGACGGTCAGCTCGTTCACGTCCCTGTCGCTCGACCCGCCCCTGGTCGGCGTCGCCTTCGACCGGCGATCGGCGCTGCTGGCCTCGATCCGGGCTCGTGGTCGCTTCGGCGTCAACCTGCTCGGCCACGGCCAGGACGACCTGGCCGTGCTGTTCGCCACCCGAGGAGCCGACCGCTTCGGCGCGGAAACGGCGTGGTTCGCCGACGACGGCCTGCCGAGGCTGCGCGACGCCGCCGGCTGGGTCGGCTGCGACCTGGACCGCACGGTCGAGGCGGGCGACCACCTGCTGCTGTTCGGCGGGGTCACGGCGCTGGGCCGAGCCGAGCGCCCGCCGCTGGTCTACGCGCACCGCACGTTCGGCACCCACTCGAAGTTCGCCGAACGGCCCCGGCCGCCCATCACGGACCTGATCGCCGCCTGCGCCCGCTAG
- a CDS encoding acyl-CoA dehydrogenase family protein, with product MTIATEQPAPTTETVLARIRDIQPLLAKNAAQGETDRRVTEESIAALTDAGAFKIAQPRRYGGYGLPVRSMLEVSAAVGEADGGTAWVVALSNVCAWLAGLFSRQAQDDVWGANPDAKVSGVLAPTAETTKVDGGYRVTGRWYYNSGSWHADWAGVGIPLTDERGEVVDQGMALIPRTDLGLEETWFVAGMRSSGSNCLIARDVFVPDHRVMSVPPAIAGRYAVEEPEEDLYRAAFVPTLALVLAGPQLGLGRAALRMVREKAARKAISYTAYTTQAESAAFQLQLAEAAMRIDSAHLHVFRAADDIDTAAANRTYPDAELRARVRADTGWAVENVTKAFDVLLSAHGAGSFAEANPLQRMWRDSAVAARHAIVLPAVGYEVYGKALLGRDDQITPLV from the coding sequence ATGACCATCGCGACCGAACAGCCCGCGCCCACCACCGAAACCGTCCTGGCCCGGATCCGGGACATCCAGCCGCTGCTCGCGAAGAACGCCGCGCAGGGCGAGACCGACCGGCGGGTCACCGAGGAGAGCATCGCCGCGCTGACCGACGCCGGCGCCTTCAAGATCGCCCAGCCTCGCCGCTACGGCGGCTACGGCCTGCCCGTGCGGTCGATGCTCGAGGTGTCCGCGGCGGTCGGCGAGGCCGACGGCGGCACCGCCTGGGTCGTCGCCCTGAGCAACGTCTGCGCGTGGCTGGCCGGGCTCTTCAGCCGGCAGGCGCAGGACGACGTCTGGGGCGCGAACCCGGACGCGAAGGTCTCCGGCGTCCTCGCGCCGACCGCCGAGACGACCAAAGTGGACGGTGGCTACCGCGTCACCGGGCGCTGGTACTACAACTCCGGCTCCTGGCACGCCGACTGGGCCGGCGTCGGCATCCCGCTGACCGACGAGCGCGGCGAGGTCGTCGACCAGGGGATGGCGCTGATCCCGCGCACCGACCTCGGTCTCGAGGAGACGTGGTTCGTCGCCGGGATGCGCTCGTCCGGCTCGAACTGCCTGATCGCGCGGGACGTCTTCGTGCCCGATCACCGCGTGATGTCCGTGCCGCCCGCGATCGCCGGGCGGTACGCCGTGGAGGAGCCCGAAGAAGACCTCTACCGGGCCGCGTTCGTGCCCACCCTCGCGCTCGTGCTCGCCGGGCCGCAGCTCGGCCTCGGCCGCGCGGCGCTGCGGATGGTGCGGGAGAAGGCCGCCCGCAAGGCGATCTCCTACACCGCCTACACCACCCAGGCCGAGTCGGCCGCCTTCCAGCTGCAGCTCGCCGAAGCCGCGATGCGGATCGACTCCGCGCACCTGCACGTCTTCCGCGCGGCCGACGACATCGACACCGCCGCCGCGAACCGCACCTACCCCGACGCCGAGCTGCGGGCCCGCGTGCGCGCGGACACCGGCTGGGCCGTCGAGAACGTCACCAAGGCGTTCGACGTCCTGCTGTCCGCCCACGGCGCGGGCAGCTTCGCCGAGGCCAACCCGCTGCAGCGGATGTGGCGCGACTCGGCCGTCGCCGCGCGGCACGCGATCGTGCTGCCCGCCGTCGGCTATGAGGTCTACGGCAAGGCCCTGCTCGGCCGCGACGACCAGATCACCCCGCTCGTCTGA
- a CDS encoding VOC family protein has product MSLHRLTKITVGVPNVDETAKYYTEFGLTPTGSGFATADGGEQLELRPSAQRRLLTLGVGADDPDDLDRVAASLARLDLGSRRVGDALHTKDPVTGLDVVVSVAPRLRQEPPEPVVYNQPGAARRANVRAPAIDREQAVRPRKLGHVVFGSTDQAATQKFFTEGLGFKVSDEAPGFASFMRCSTDHHNVLVQQAPVSFLHHTSWEVDDVDEVGRGATAMLQGHPERHTWGLGRHHIGSNFFWYLRDPAGNFSEYYSDIDCILEDQIWEPRVVAGEKSLYAWGPPPPPSFLAPEDLADLMTDAHPGA; this is encoded by the coding sequence GTGAGCCTGCACCGCCTGACCAAGATCACCGTCGGCGTGCCGAACGTCGACGAGACCGCGAAGTACTACACCGAGTTCGGCCTGACCCCGACCGGCTCGGGGTTCGCCACCGCCGACGGCGGCGAGCAGCTCGAACTGCGCCCCAGCGCGCAGCGGCGGCTGCTCACCCTCGGCGTCGGCGCCGACGACCCGGACGACCTGGACCGCGTCGCCGCGTCGCTGGCCCGCCTCGACCTCGGCAGCCGGCGCGTCGGCGACGCCCTGCACACCAAGGACCCGGTGACCGGCCTCGACGTCGTCGTCTCGGTCGCGCCGCGGCTGCGGCAGGAACCGCCGGAGCCGGTGGTCTACAACCAGCCCGGTGCGGCCCGACGGGCCAACGTCCGCGCGCCCGCCATCGACCGGGAGCAGGCCGTCCGCCCGCGCAAGCTCGGGCACGTCGTGTTCGGCTCGACCGACCAGGCCGCCACCCAGAAGTTCTTCACCGAGGGGCTCGGCTTCAAGGTCAGCGACGAGGCCCCCGGCTTCGCCTCCTTCATGCGCTGCTCGACCGATCACCACAACGTGCTCGTCCAGCAGGCTCCGGTCAGCTTCCTGCACCACACGTCCTGGGAGGTCGACGACGTCGACGAGGTCGGCCGCGGCGCCACCGCGATGCTGCAGGGCCACCCCGAGCGGCACACGTGGGGCCTGGGCCGGCACCACATCGGCTCCAACTTCTTCTGGTACCTGCGCGACCCCGCGGGCAACTTCTCCGAGTACTACTCCGACATCGACTGCATCCTGGAGGACCAGATCTGGGAGCCGCGGGTGGTGGCGGGGGAGAAGAGCCTCTACGCGTGGGGCCCGCCGCCCCCGCCGTCGTTCCTGGCCCCGGAGGACCTGGCCGACCTGATGACCGACGCCCACCCGGGAGCCTGA
- a CDS encoding ABC transporter ATP-binding protein, whose product MSKPVFVQPNLDGPAIELAGVEVRVGRTPLVSGVDWRVDYGQRWVVLGRNGAGKSTILSVASTQRFPSAGTAVVLGHRMGAVDLRDVRTHIGFVGANQRLPDAENHHAHTVVLTGYSGSVLPLWERYDDTIRDRAAKLLELVGCAGLGDRPVRVCSQGERARVRLARALMADPLLLLLDEPFAGLDMPGREDLLLALENLTRAQPELATVTVTHHLEEIPATATHALLVRRGAVTAAGPIDEVLTNDGLSACYEREVEVHRLNGRWVAHARAAS is encoded by the coding sequence ATGAGCAAGCCCGTCTTCGTGCAGCCCAACCTCGACGGCCCGGCGATCGAGCTCGCCGGCGTGGAGGTGCGCGTCGGCCGGACGCCGCTGGTGTCGGGCGTCGACTGGCGGGTCGACTACGGCCAGCGCTGGGTGGTGCTGGGCCGCAACGGCGCCGGCAAGTCGACGATCCTGTCCGTGGCCTCGACCCAGCGGTTCCCCAGCGCGGGCACGGCGGTGGTGCTCGGGCACCGGATGGGCGCGGTCGACCTGCGGGACGTCCGGACGCACATCGGGTTCGTCGGCGCGAACCAGCGGCTGCCCGACGCGGAGAACCACCACGCGCACACGGTGGTGCTGACCGGGTACAGCGGCAGCGTGCTGCCGCTGTGGGAGCGCTACGACGACACGATCCGCGACCGCGCGGCGAAGCTGCTGGAGCTGGTCGGGTGCGCCGGCCTCGGCGACCGGCCGGTGCGGGTGTGTTCGCAGGGCGAACGCGCCCGCGTCCGGCTGGCCCGGGCGCTGATGGCCGACCCGCTGCTGCTCCTGCTGGACGAGCCGTTCGCCGGCCTGGACATGCCGGGCCGCGAGGACCTGCTGCTGGCGCTGGAGAACCTGACCCGGGCGCAGCCGGAGCTGGCCACGGTGACCGTGACGCACCACCTGGAAGAGATCCCGGCGACGGCGACGCACGCGCTGCTGGTGCGCCGCGGCGCGGTCACAGCGGCGGGGCCGATCGACGAAGTCCTGACGAACGACGGGTTGTCGGCGTGTTACGAGCGGGAGGTCGAGGTCCACCGGCTCAACGGCCGGTGGGTGGCGCACGCCCGCGCGGCTAGCTGA
- a CDS encoding HAD family hydrolase: MLFDVDGTLVDSNYLHVHAWQRAFRELGRDVDSWRVHRAIGMGSGKLLADLLGQGGADELGSRLEDLHSRFYLETAGMLRPFDQAAALIRVIAGHGVRVLLATSAGPDELDVMRKILDVDDVVTAIVAGEDVEATKPDPEPVYAALERAGTEPGDTIFVGDSVWDVHAATKAGVRTVAVLSGGVSAAELTEAGAVATYDDPSALLDGLDHSPLAELFS; this comes from the coding sequence GTGCTCTTCGACGTCGACGGCACGCTCGTCGACTCCAACTACTTGCACGTCCACGCCTGGCAGCGCGCGTTCCGCGAGCTGGGCCGGGACGTCGACTCCTGGCGCGTCCACCGCGCGATCGGGATGGGGTCCGGCAAGCTGCTCGCCGACCTGCTCGGGCAAGGCGGCGCCGACGAGCTCGGCAGCCGGCTCGAGGACCTCCACAGCCGTTTCTACCTCGAGACGGCCGGGATGCTGCGGCCCTTCGACCAGGCCGCCGCGCTGATCCGCGTCATCGCCGGGCACGGGGTGCGCGTCCTGCTCGCGACGTCGGCCGGGCCGGACGAGCTCGACGTGATGCGCAAGATCCTCGACGTCGACGACGTCGTCACCGCCATCGTCGCGGGCGAGGACGTCGAGGCCACCAAGCCCGACCCGGAGCCGGTGTACGCCGCGCTGGAGCGCGCGGGGACCGAGCCGGGCGACACGATCTTCGTCGGCGACTCCGTCTGGGACGTCCACGCCGCCACCAAGGCGGGCGTGCGCACCGTCGCCGTGCTCTCGGGCGGCGTCAGCGCGGCGGAGCTGACCGAAGCGGGCGCGGTGGCGACCTACGACGACCCCTCGGCCCTGCTCGACGGCCTCGACCACAGCCCGCTGGCGGAGCTGTTCAGCTAG
- a CDS encoding STAS domain-containing protein, protein MLVVQHPATAIPVTRAGAGAFDIKVIRPYFGAVMVRIRGALAEESAAQLEAVLATWAHRKFPVLVLDLSAVDLLDAAGLDALADIQARTQRESTTLRVVTGDNRVVRRALSDTGLDHELNVSPLPAGWERATEIPV, encoded by the coding sequence ATGTTGGTTGTGCAGCACCCCGCGACGGCGATCCCCGTGACCCGCGCGGGCGCCGGTGCGTTCGATATCAAGGTGATCCGCCCCTACTTCGGTGCCGTGATGGTCCGGATCCGGGGCGCCCTCGCCGAAGAGAGCGCCGCCCAGCTCGAGGCCGTCCTGGCCACCTGGGCCCACCGCAAGTTCCCCGTCCTGGTGCTCGACCTCTCGGCGGTCGACCTCCTGGACGCGGCCGGCCTCGACGCGCTGGCCGACATCCAGGCCCGGACGCAGCGTGAGAGCACCACCTTGCGCGTCGTCACGGGCGACAACCGCGTCGTGCGCCGGGCCCTCTCCGACACCGGGCTCGACCACGAGCTCAACGTCAGCCCGCTGCCCGCCGGCTGGGAGCGCGCGACGGAGATCCCCGTCTGA
- a CDS encoding zinc-binding dehydrogenase, translating to MRAFVLTGPRAFSVQDVPVPEAVPGEVVVDVERAGVCGTDVEFFTGEMAYLHQGHSAYPMRLGHEWAGTVSAVGDGVDPAWLGRRVMGDTMLGDRTCRRCRKGHQHTCARREEVGIRGGRPGALAERIAVPAWSLHALPDSVDAVLGALVEPGGNALRAAQAADVGPGDRALVLGPGTIGLLVALFLRAAGAEVHLLGRDEPTLAFARTLGFTHAWTRGTLPDRPFDAVVDASNAVELPALALDLVEPAGRVVYIGLAGQPSRIDTRELVLKDVTAVGILSASPGLADTIAAYASGAVDPRPLVAATVGLDDVGAVLAGEHRAGPGPKVHVDPRR from the coding sequence ATGCGGGCCTTCGTGCTCACCGGCCCGCGGGCGTTCTCGGTGCAGGACGTCCCGGTGCCCGAAGCCGTCCCCGGCGAGGTGGTCGTCGACGTCGAACGCGCCGGCGTCTGCGGCACCGACGTCGAGTTCTTCACCGGCGAGATGGCCTACCTGCACCAGGGCCACTCGGCGTACCCGATGCGGCTGGGGCACGAGTGGGCCGGCACCGTCTCGGCCGTCGGCGACGGCGTCGACCCGGCGTGGCTCGGCCGGCGCGTCATGGGCGACACCATGCTCGGCGACCGGACGTGCCGCCGCTGCCGCAAAGGCCACCAGCACACCTGCGCGCGCCGCGAAGAGGTCGGCATCCGTGGTGGCCGGCCGGGCGCGCTGGCCGAACGCATCGCCGTCCCCGCGTGGTCGCTGCACGCGCTGCCCGATTCCGTCGACGCCGTCCTCGGCGCCCTGGTCGAGCCGGGTGGCAACGCCTTGCGCGCGGCGCAGGCCGCCGACGTCGGGCCCGGCGATCGCGCGCTGGTGCTGGGGCCCGGCACGATCGGGCTGCTCGTGGCCCTGTTCCTGCGCGCGGCCGGCGCCGAGGTGCACCTGCTCGGGCGCGACGAGCCCACCCTCGCCTTCGCCCGCACCCTCGGCTTCACCCACGCCTGGACCCGCGGCACGCTCCCGGACCGGCCGTTCGACGCGGTCGTCGACGCGTCCAACGCCGTCGAGCTGCCCGCGCTGGCCCTCGACCTGGTCGAACCGGCCGGCCGGGTCGTCTACATCGGACTGGCCGGACAGCCCAGCCGGATCGACACCCGCGAGCTGGTCCTGAAGGACGTCACGGCCGTCGGCATCCTGTCCGCGTCACCGGGCCTGGCCGACACGATCGCCGCGTACGCGAGCGGCGCCGTCGACCCGCGCCCGCTGGTCGCGGCGACCGTCGGGCTCGACGACGTCGGCGCCGTCCTCGCCGGGGAGCACCGAGCCGGACCCGGACCGAAGGTCCACGTCGATCCGCGGCGTTAG
- a CDS encoding GNAT family N-acetyltransferase: MAAIALRPVEDADLDALFEQQRDPEAVRMAAFTHKDPDDREAFDAHMAKVRFSDGITHRAVTRDGVLVGSIAAFVVEGDTEITYWIDRAVWGQGIAGQALALLLDAVEVRPLHARAASDNAGSLRVLRRAGFTVVGTDTGYANARGAEIEETILRLD; the protein is encoded by the coding sequence GTGGCAGCGATAGCACTCCGGCCGGTCGAGGACGCCGACCTCGACGCGTTGTTCGAGCAGCAGCGGGACCCCGAGGCGGTCCGGATGGCCGCGTTCACCCACAAGGACCCCGACGACCGCGAAGCGTTCGACGCCCACATGGCGAAGGTGCGGTTCTCCGACGGGATCACCCACCGCGCGGTGACCCGCGACGGCGTCCTCGTCGGCAGCATCGCCGCGTTCGTCGTGGAGGGCGACACCGAGATCACGTACTGGATCGACCGGGCGGTGTGGGGGCAGGGCATCGCCGGGCAAGCGCTTGCCCTGCTGCTCGACGCGGTCGAGGTCCGGCCCCTGCACGCGCGGGCGGCCAGCGACAACGCCGGGTCGTTGCGGGTCCTGCGGAGAGCGGGCTTCACCGTCGTCGGGACCGACACCGGGTACGCGAACGCCCGGGGCGCGGAGATCGAGGAAACGATTCTGCGGCTCGACTAA